A part of Mucilaginibacter defluvii genomic DNA contains:
- the uvrC gene encoding excinuclease ABC subunit UvrC: protein MERFDYRAALKNIPHRPGVYQFWDSENELIYIGKAKDLRNRVTSYFNKDLNVNAKTRVLVSKIRNITFTIVDTEVDAWLLENSMIKKHQPRYNVMLKDDKTYPWIIIKNENFPRIFWTRRIVRDGSKYLGPYASVSMMHTILDLIRETYPLRTCNLALTRENIDKGKFKVCLEYQLGNCKGPCQNYQTEDDYDNSINEIKDILNGKISNVVREMKAEMDAAVADMNFELAHKLKRKYDLLEKYQSKSTVVNSSITDVDVFSIASEEKYAFVNFLKVMNGTIIQTQTIELKKRLDESDEELLTLAIFEFRSRYNSHSKEIIVPFDVHLEDASIKFTVPKLGEKKKLLDLSQKNVQFFKREKIDQYEKLNPEIRTERLLTQMMKDLRLNQLPRHIECFDNSNFQGKYPVSAIVVFKDAKPSKKDYRHFNVKTVEGPNDFATMEEAVHRRYRRMLDEGTELPQLIIIDGGKGQLSSAMKSLKLLGIEKQVAVIGIAKRLEELYYPGDQYPLYLDKKSETLKVIQQLRDEAHRFGITFHRKKRDKGTLATELELIEGIGKTTAEKLLKYFKSVKKIREANEQELMEVVNLKQAKAILTYFAPRLPEHVETTGDIL, encoded by the coding sequence ATGGAGCGATTTGATTACAGGGCGGCACTAAAAAACATACCACACCGGCCGGGTGTATACCAGTTTTGGGACAGCGAGAACGAACTGATCTACATCGGTAAGGCTAAAGATTTGCGTAACCGCGTTACATCTTACTTTAACAAGGATTTGAACGTGAATGCCAAAACGCGCGTGTTGGTATCAAAAATCCGTAACATCACCTTTACCATTGTTGATACCGAGGTAGATGCCTGGCTGCTGGAAAACAGCATGATCAAAAAGCATCAGCCACGTTACAACGTGATGCTGAAGGATGATAAGACCTACCCTTGGATCATCATCAAGAACGAGAACTTTCCGCGCATCTTCTGGACCCGCCGTATTGTGCGCGACGGCTCAAAATATCTTGGCCCCTATGCCTCGGTAAGCATGATGCACACTATACTTGATTTGATTCGTGAAACTTATCCGCTTCGTACCTGCAATCTGGCACTAACGCGCGAGAATATTGATAAAGGAAAGTTTAAGGTATGCCTGGAATACCAGTTAGGGAATTGCAAAGGCCCCTGCCAAAATTATCAGACCGAGGATGATTATGATAACAGCATCAACGAGATAAAGGACATATTGAACGGTAAGATCAGCAACGTAGTGCGCGAGATGAAAGCAGAAATGGATGCCGCCGTTGCCGATATGAACTTCGAGCTGGCGCATAAGCTTAAGCGCAAGTACGATCTGCTGGAGAAGTACCAAAGTAAGTCAACCGTTGTAAATTCTTCTATTACGGATGTGGATGTTTTCAGTATTGCATCTGAAGAAAAATATGCCTTTGTTAACTTTTTAAAGGTAATGAACGGCACCATCATTCAAACCCAAACCATCGAACTTAAAAAACGGCTGGATGAAAGCGATGAGGAATTATTGACCCTGGCCATATTTGAATTCAGGAGCAGATATAATAGTCACTCCAAGGAGATCATTGTTCCGTTTGACGTACACCTGGAAGATGCCAGTATAAAATTCACTGTGCCCAAGCTGGGTGAAAAGAAGAAACTGCTTGACCTTTCGCAAAAGAATGTGCAGTTTTTTAAACGTGAAAAAATTGATCAATACGAAAAGCTGAACCCCGAGATACGCACCGAGCGCCTGCTTACGCAGATGATGAAGGACTTGCGCCTTAACCAGTTGCCTCGGCATATTGAGTGTTTTGATAACTCTAACTTTCAGGGCAAGTACCCGGTATCGGCCATTGTGGTTTTTAAGGATGCCAAGCCATCAAAAAAGGACTACCGCCACTTCAACGTAAAAACGGTTGAAGGCCCCAACGACTTTGCCACTATGGAGGAAGCCGTGCACCGCCGCTACCGCCGTATGCTGGATGAAGGCACCGAGCTACCACAATTGATTATTATTGACGGTGGCAAAGGGCAGCTATCGTCAGCCATGAAAAGCCTGAAATTGCTGGGCATTGAAAAACAAGTCGCGGTTATCGGTATTGCCAAAAGGCTGGAAGAACTATATTATCCAGGCGATCAGTACCCATTATACCTCGACAAAAAATCAGAAACGCTGAAGGTAATTCAGCAACTGCGTGACGAAGCTCACCGCTTCGGCATTACCTTCCACCGCAAAAAACGGGATAAAGGCACCCTGGCTACCGAGCTTGAGCTGATAGAAGGCATAGGCAAAACCACCGCCGAAAAATTGCTGAAATACTTTAAGTCTGTTAAAAAGATACGTGAGGCCAATGAGCAGGAGCTGATGGAAGTAGTAAACCTGAAACAAGCCAAAGCCATACTTACTTACTTTGCACCGAGGTTGCCGGAGCATGTGGAAACTACAGGGGATATACTATAA
- a CDS encoding class I SAM-dependent methyltransferase — MAANYNKTAWFYDSLARLVFGSALKNSQKHLLPLVPKNARILIVGGGTGQTLEDLAALQYEGLHITFIEISANMTALARKRNVGNNEVVFIVEAIEQVQLKSEFDVVITGFLFDNYADADLPVTFNHINSVLKPGGLWLNTDFQLTGKWWQPLLLKSMYTFFRMFSPIPVSNLPEVDKVFVLKRYKAIASATFYGDFILTRAYKKSH; from the coding sequence ATGGCGGCTAACTACAACAAAACAGCCTGGTTTTATGATAGCCTTGCCCGGCTGGTGTTTGGCAGCGCGCTAAAAAATTCGCAAAAGCATTTGCTGCCGCTGGTACCTAAAAACGCTCGGATATTAATTGTAGGTGGCGGCACCGGGCAAACGCTCGAAGATCTGGCCGCCCTGCAATATGAAGGCTTGCACATCACCTTTATTGAAATATCCGCTAACATGACGGCTCTTGCCAGGAAAAGAAATGTAGGTAATAATGAAGTAGTTTTTATTGTAGAGGCTATTGAACAAGTACAGTTAAAGTCTGAATTTGATGTGGTGATCACCGGTTTTTTATTTGATAATTACGCCGATGCTGATCTGCCTGTAACATTTAATCATATCAATTCCGTTTTAAAACCCGGTGGTCTGTGGCTCAATACCGATTTTCAGCTCACCGGCAAATGGTGGCAGCCCCTGCTGCTGAAAAGTATGTACACTTTTTTCAGGATGTTTAGCCCGATCCCGGTAAGTAACTTGCCGGAAGTTGATAAGGTTTTTGTGTTAAAAAGATACAAGGCTATAGCAAGTGCGACTTTTTATGGTGATTTCATATTGACAAGAGCCTATAAGAAGTCACACTGA